A genomic region of Arachis hypogaea cultivar Tifrunner chromosome 5, arahy.Tifrunner.gnm2.J5K5, whole genome shotgun sequence contains the following coding sequences:
- the LOC112800871 gene encoding protein cornichon homolog 4, which yields MGDILTWLISFLLLFSLLALLIYQLMCLADLEFDYINAYDSSSRINMVVLPEFIIQALLTSFYLVNSHWILTLLSLPYLCFNLHLYRQRKHLIDVTEIFNNLSWEKKHRLLKLIYLVFSLFLSLFWMIYNSLD from the exons atgGGTGACATATTAACGTGGCTCATCTCCTTCTTGCTCCTCTTTTCCTTACTGGCCCTCCTCATTTACCAG CTAATGTGCCTGGCAGACCTGGAATTCGATTACATAAATGCCTATGACTCCTCTTCTCGAATCAACATGGTGGTCTTACCCGAGTTCATTATTCAGGCTCTCCTTACCTCTTTCTACCTTGTTAACTCCCATTGGATATTGACACTTCTGTCTCTTCCTTACCTCTGCTTCAATCTCCATTT ATATAGGCAAAGAAAGCATTTAATTGATGTTACAGAGATATTCAACAACCTGTCCTGGGAAAAGAAGCACCGCCTCCTCAAACTCATCTATCTTGTTTTCTCCCTTTTCCTCTCTCTATTTTG GATGATCTACAACTCACTCGATTGA